ATGCTGATTTTGCGCAGTAGCGATAAAATGCATTGGGATTTAGCGGGTTCTCAAGGCGGGGTGTGAAAATGGATGAATGAACGCAATTTACAAGTCGATATCATCCCGTGCAGGGAAAAAACTCTTATTTCGACAGGAATCCCATCGACCATATGAACCACGCGTAGTCTTCCATTCCACCTCCCGACATGTTTGTCCACATAATACCATAAAATCAACCGCTCACCATCCAACACTCACCATCCAACCGTTGACATACTATAGGGGGGTATGGTATGGTTGAAACCAAGGACTGAGGACCAAGGAACTGCAGAGGGACCATATGGACCATTCAGCACAGATACCAAGGCTCAACCGGATAGAGGGCCAGATCAGGGGGATTACCAGAATGATCCGGGAAGAGCGCTATTGCGTTGATATCCTGACCCAGATCAGGTCAGCGTCAAATGCTTTGGCAAAAGTTCAGGAAAACATTTTCAGGGTCCATCTCGAAGGTTGTGTGAGGGATTCCCTCACTGGAGACGATGCGCGGGACCGGGAGGCCAAGGTCGATGAGATCCTGGATATCCTTTCCAGGTTCCGGTGATCGTCGATTGAAAAGGAGGCACGTAAATGTCATTCGATAACCTTTTAACGCTGCTCATCATCGGCGGATTGGGATTCATGATGTTCAGGGGCGGTGGGTGCTGCGGTTCCCACGGCGGCCACGGCAAGCATGGGGATGACAGTGAGGACTCTGGCGGAAAGACCGGTGCCGACACGAACGGCCAGGATTCGGGAAAGGTCTGAATTCTGTGTTTGATGACGAAAGTTCCTGTTGCTCCCGAAAACGGGATGGAGAGTGGAATATGAAAACCGGGAATAAGGCCATGGAAACAGCAGTCGATCCAATCTGCGGCATGGAAGTTGATGAGAAAACAGCCCTTTCGGCGGAGAAGGACGGCGAGACGTGGTACTTCTGCAGCCCGGGGTGTATGGAGAAGTTTCTGGGTGCAGAAACTTCTCCCGAGGAGTCAGGAGCCAGGAGTCGGCCCTTCGACACAGCTCAGGGTCCCGAGCCTGTCGAGGGAGAGCCGGGTCAAGAGAATGCGGACCCGGAACCCGGAACGCGGACCATGGAACCGGAGACAGACGAGTCGGCCGATGCATGTGAGATTCCCTCACCCGGCGATCGATCCAGACCCATGACGAAGTCTGTCTCTATGGGGATCACCGGGATGCACTGCGCGTCGTGCGCCGCCAACACGGAAAAGGTGCTCAAAAAGCTGGATGGCGTCCAGAGCGCCAGCGTGAACATCGCCTCGGAGGCTGCCACGGTGAAGTTCGATCCGGCCAAAATTGCTATTGCCGATATCGAGAAGGCGGTCACCGATGCCGGGTACACACCCCACCTTAGGGAGGCGCCCGGCCAAAGCGTCACTATCGGCATCACCGGGATGCACTGCGCGTCGTGTGCGTCGACCATCGAAAAAGCTCTGTCGAAACTCGACGGCGTGTCGGAGGCCAGCGTGAACTTCGCCGCCGAATCGGTGATGGTCCGTTTCGATCCCGACAGCGTCTCCTATCCGGCCCTTGAAAAGGCCATCGTCGACGCGGGCTACACACCACATTCCAGGGAGGAGCGTACCGGACACCTTGAACTGAAAGTTATCGGTATGGACAACCCCCACTGCCTGGGTACGGTTAAAGGCGCACTGAACCGTCTGGAAGGGATCACCTCGAAGGAGCTGTTCATCAACGAGAGGGCGAAGATCGACTTCGATCCGGCCGTGACCAGTAAAGAGCAGATATTCCAGACAATACGGGATGCGGGTTATACCCCCGTCGAGGATGCCGCAGGGACCCTCGACAGGGAGAAGGAGGCGAGGGAAAAAGAGATCAGAACCCTCAAATTCAAACTCGTTTTCTCGGCCCTGATGGGCGTCCCGCTGGTTTTTCTGACCATGGGGGCCATGGTGGGCCTTCCCGTACCTCATATCCCCGACAGGTGGGGAGCCCTCCTGCAGTTCCTCCTGGCGACCCCCATCCTCCTGGTCAACTACCAGTTCTACACGCGGGGCATCCTCGCTGTCGTCCGGACGAAAATGGCCACCATGGACACCCTGGTGGCCCTGGGTACAGGCGCCGCGTGGATATACAGTACGGCTATCCTGGCGGCAATCTGGGGCGGGAAGGCCGCCTACTCGGTGGAAAACCTGTACTTCGAGGTTTCCGGGCTCCTTATCGTCTTCATACTGCTTGGCAAGTGGCTCGAGGCAATCGCCAAGGGAAAGACGTCGGAGGCCATCAAGTCGCTTATGGGGCTCCAGGCCAAAACGGCCCTCGTTGTGAGAAATGGCAAGGAGATCGAGGTTCCCATAGAAGAGGTGCGCACCGGTGACGAGGTGCTGGTCAAGCCCGGCCAGAAGATCCCCGTAGATGGCGTTATTAT
This window of the bacterium genome carries:
- a CDS encoding metal-sensitive transcriptional regulator, whose product is MDHSAQIPRLNRIEGQIRGITRMIREERYCVDILTQIRSASNALAKVQENIFRVHLEGCVRDSLTGDDARDREAKVDEILDILSRFR
- a CDS encoding heavy metal translocating P-type ATPase; translated protein: MKTGNKAMETAVDPICGMEVDEKTALSAEKDGETWYFCSPGCMEKFLGAETSPEESGARSRPFDTAQGPEPVEGEPGQENADPEPGTRTMEPETDESADACEIPSPGDRSRPMTKSVSMGITGMHCASCAANTEKVLKKLDGVQSASVNIASEAATVKFDPAKIAIADIEKAVTDAGYTPHLREAPGQSVTIGITGMHCASCASTIEKALSKLDGVSEASVNFAAESVMVRFDPDSVSYPALEKAIVDAGYTPHSREERTGHLELKVIGMDNPHCLGTVKGALNRLEGITSKELFINERAKIDFDPAVTSKEQIFQTIRDAGYTPVEDAAGTLDREKEAREKEIRTLKFKLVFSALMGVPLVFLTMGAMVGLPVPHIPDRWGALLQFLLATPILLVNYQFYTRGILAVVRTKMATMDTLVALGTGAAWIYSTAILAAIWGGKAAYSVENLYFEVSGLLIVFILLGKWLEAIAKGKTSEAIKSLMGLQAKTALVVRNGKEIEVPIEEVRTGDEVLVKPGQKIPVDGVIIDGYSAVDESMLTGESIPVEKTTGDQVVGATINKTGSFRFKATRVGKDTALAQIIKLVEDAQGSKAPIQALADLISAYFVPVVVVLAILAFGVWMLAGQSFIFALTVFIAVLIIACPCALGLATPTAVMVGTGLGAKNGVLIKSAEALQIAHKIDTVVFDKTGTLTRGEPELTDVVTFGEWESDQVLELAASLEKNSEHPLGESIVNGALARKLELTPPVDFTSITGKGVEGTVNGRKVVVGNRAYFAEMGLDLKSTDEAMTGLEDQGKTAMIVGLDGEIAGILAVADTLKEHSAAAVKALRDMGKEVVMITGDNRRTAVAIAAQVGVTRVLSEVLPQDKSAEVKKLQSAGLRVAMVGDGINDAPALTQADIGIAIGSGTDVAIEAGDIVLIRDDIRDVVMAMDLSSFAMRKIKQNLFWAFVYNTIGIPIAAGVLYPFTGFLLSPVIAGAAMAFSSVSVVSNSLLMRRYRRRI